The Pseudomonas fluorescens genome includes a window with the following:
- a CDS encoding MurR/RpiR family transcriptional regulator: protein MDILYQIRSRQDSFSAGEGRIARLMLDDVGFAASASLDELAQRAEVSSATLSRFARTVGCRDLRDLRLQLAQASGVGSRFLDPAGAPEQSAFYGQIVGDIEATLRQHLSAFEESRFSDAVRMIGKARMVHAFGLGGWSALCGEELQVRLVRFGYPIAACRDPVMMRITATSLSAEHLVIACSLTGITPELLGAVELARSYGAPILAITRADSPLARLADVVLPLQGAETSFIYKPTAARYGMLLAIDVLATELALAHPEDNQERLRRVKLALDDYRGGDDHLPLGD from the coding sequence ATGGACATCCTTTACCAGATCCGCTCCCGCCAGGACTCCTTCAGCGCCGGCGAAGGCAGAATCGCCCGGCTGATGCTCGACGACGTAGGATTTGCCGCTTCCGCCAGCCTGGATGAACTGGCCCAGCGCGCCGAAGTCAGCAGCGCCACACTGTCGCGCTTCGCCCGCACCGTCGGTTGCCGCGATCTTCGCGACCTGCGCTTGCAACTGGCCCAGGCCAGCGGTGTCGGCAGCCGCTTTCTCGACCCGGCCGGAGCGCCTGAGCAGTCGGCGTTTTATGGACAGATCGTCGGCGATATCGAGGCGACCCTGCGTCAGCATCTGTCGGCGTTCGAAGAATCACGGTTCAGCGATGCCGTGCGGATGATCGGCAAGGCGCGGATGGTTCATGCGTTCGGACTCGGTGGCTGGTCGGCGTTGTGCGGTGAAGAGTTGCAGGTACGGCTAGTGCGTTTCGGCTACCCGATTGCCGCCTGCCGCGACCCGGTGATGATGCGCATCACCGCCACTTCGTTGAGTGCAGAACACCTGGTCATCGCCTGCTCGCTCACCGGTATCACCCCGGAATTGCTCGGTGCGGTGGAGCTGGCCCGCAGTTACGGCGCGCCGATCCTGGCCATCACCCGAGCCGACTCGCCCCTCGCCCGACTGGCCGATGTGGTGCTGCCCCTGCAAGGCGCCGAGACCTCGTTCATCTACAAACCCACGGCGGCGCGCTACGGCATGCTGCTGGCCATCGACGTGCTCGCCACCGAGCTGGCGTTGGCTCACCCTGAAGACAATCAAGAGCGCCTGCGACGGGTCAAGCTCGCCCTGGACGATTACCGCGGCGGCGATGATCACTTGCCGTTGGGAGACTGA
- a CDS encoding SpvB/TcaC N-terminal domain-containing protein has product MSEHSTMPVNAPSLPKGGGAIQSIGKGWSAIGAHGTASYEIALPISPGRGFAPSLSLGYASSAGNGVFGIGWGLSLPCVARWTAQGVPAYTEEDEIIGPDAVVWLPERDPQGAIRSTRIDRYNRLALNKTYTVIRYFPRIESRFERIEYWSSDKETPGFWLVHDADGSLHVFGKSPSARRADPLDARRVGEWLLEESLNAHGEHILYQYKADVTAQRYLSRVCYGNFKADADLYLWEADRLKAVQWHFELVFDYGERSTEYQRKPNYEGHQWLARDDAFSSFAYGFELRTERLCRQVLMFHRFPDEWGTAPVLVRRVLLDYRQTSLGYHQLTAAHDQAFGDSTTADHRPPVEFSYSEFKFPLERPDWQPWQNMPGLNENQGFQLVDLYGEGLPGVLHRGDGGWYYREPMRAKANSNEVAYGQWRALPRIPVADPAKPLQQSLSDLTGDGRLDWIIAQPGWSGFFSLGPERNWSDFATFNAFPAEFFNPQGQLADLMGAGLSDLVLIGPRSVRVYANQQENGFSAAREISRGEADDALPLISVSPSELVAFSDMLGSGQQHLVRIRHNEVKCWPNLGHGRFGNGIVLGSPGLAYETFDASRIRLADLDGSGATDLIYLQADQALIFMNRGGNGFSPPVALPWPQGLHYDRLCQVSIADLQGLGCSSLVLSLPHRGNQHWRCDFVSAKPYLLTGTNNNMGTANSIRYRSSAQEWLDEKAERVAADRPLACHLPLVVHVVSNQTQLDEITGNQLLQSFTYRQGYYDGIEREFRGFGLLLQTDEQTNPDDAESPGFTTPCLTKNWFHTGQAVDLPHIGYSHADPIAVAPGKTLLSQYLPETGSDTPIVSPTTATTLEMSRALSGYLLRSEVFGVDTRRGNRTLYSVQENRYRLRLLQAPEGNRRHARMLPLLLESIHYQYEGLTDDPQCQHTLNLQYDAYGSLTHSVNVHYARRKNLDDTPPFSDADQQRWWRDAHDPAQQFHYLTETCAEYIHLPAPQGWRLGLPYRQRTHALKKPKAPETGGLSTRDMTYERFIELTGETAWITQSVLTGLSVQRYKDASSTQTLPDGVANFEALGDHMETAELDETALKAFHLLPQTSRPKGKLLERIGYHRMDAFLPATPLLDKLWSVKRDFATYAPLEGFYKIQTQQASEHHGVTAFSYDNYHCFITAFKLPDGCVTQALYDYRSLLPRRITDPNGNVQEGLVDAFGQVLATTLYGNENNIPVGFKPIAQFKRPRFNRPTEAIEQCQDALQEAATALYYTPFSWMGCVSNAALADGDWLARCVLNRDLLPSGHIRASARTRLADLQTLCADDLKLKNEMDAATREPVHIAALVADRYPDDDQQQIRIAITCFDGFGRTLQSKQRVEPGMAYVVTSQGALTLKNGKPMEQTTATRWRVSERVEYNNKGLPIRLYRPYFADQHRYINDASLRQFGHCDQQFYDALGRPTRTRLAAQAGLSYMRRHTRHAWYTLDEDENDTLEEVMAEQAPAIGGEA; this is encoded by the coding sequence ATGAGTGAACACAGCACAATGCCTGTCAACGCGCCGTCACTGCCCAAGGGCGGCGGCGCCATCCAGAGCATCGGCAAGGGATGGAGCGCCATCGGCGCCCACGGCACGGCGTCCTATGAGATTGCCCTGCCGATTTCCCCGGGGCGCGGTTTTGCCCCCTCCTTGTCGCTGGGGTACGCCAGCTCGGCCGGCAATGGCGTGTTCGGCATCGGCTGGGGGCTGTCGCTGCCCTGTGTGGCGCGATGGACCGCCCAGGGTGTACCGGCCTATACCGAAGAAGACGAGATCATCGGCCCCGATGCCGTGGTGTGGTTGCCCGAGCGAGATCCACAAGGTGCCATCCGCTCGACGCGCATCGACCGCTACAACCGTCTGGCGCTGAACAAGACCTACACAGTGATCCGCTACTTTCCGAGAATCGAAAGCCGCTTCGAGCGGATCGAGTATTGGTCGTCGGACAAGGAAACACCGGGTTTCTGGCTCGTACATGATGCCGATGGCAGCCTCCATGTATTCGGAAAAAGCCCTTCGGCGCGTCGAGCAGATCCCCTGGATGCAAGGCGTGTGGGCGAATGGCTGCTGGAAGAAAGCCTGAACGCCCACGGCGAGCACATCCTTTACCAGTACAAGGCCGACGTCACGGCGCAGCGCTATCTGAGCCGGGTGTGCTATGGCAATTTCAAGGCCGATGCGGACCTCTACCTGTGGGAAGCGGATCGGCTGAAGGCTGTGCAATGGCACTTCGAATTGGTGTTCGACTACGGTGAACGGAGCACGGAATACCAACGAAAGCCGAACTATGAAGGCCACCAATGGCTGGCCCGTGACGATGCGTTTTCCAGCTTCGCCTACGGTTTTGAGTTACGCACCGAACGACTGTGCCGCCAGGTACTAATGTTCCACCGTTTTCCTGATGAATGGGGCACGGCCCCCGTCCTGGTGCGACGCGTGTTGCTCGATTATCGTCAGACCAGCCTGGGCTATCACCAACTGACCGCCGCCCACGACCAGGCATTCGGCGACTCGACGACAGCCGATCACCGTCCGCCTGTCGAGTTCAGCTACAGCGAGTTCAAGTTCCCGCTTGAACGCCCCGACTGGCAGCCTTGGCAAAACATGCCGGGGCTCAACGAAAACCAGGGTTTTCAACTGGTGGATCTGTACGGCGAAGGCTTGCCGGGCGTACTCCATCGAGGCGATGGCGGTTGGTATTACCGCGAACCCATGCGAGCCAAGGCCAACAGCAATGAAGTGGCTTACGGCCAATGGCGGGCGTTGCCCCGCATTCCCGTTGCCGACCCTGCAAAACCACTGCAGCAGTCACTGAGCGACCTCACGGGCGACGGTCGACTGGATTGGATCATCGCCCAGCCGGGGTGGAGCGGTTTTTTCTCCCTCGGTCCCGAGCGCAACTGGTCGGATTTCGCCACGTTCAACGCGTTCCCCGCGGAATTTTTCAATCCACAAGGGCAGCTGGCCGACCTGATGGGCGCGGGCCTCAGCGACCTGGTGTTGATCGGCCCACGCAGCGTTCGCGTGTACGCCAACCAGCAGGAGAATGGTTTTTCGGCAGCCCGCGAAATATCTCGCGGCGAGGCAGACGACGCCCTCCCACTCATCAGCGTGTCGCCCTCCGAGTTGGTGGCATTCAGCGACATGCTCGGCAGTGGCCAACAGCACCTGGTACGCATTCGTCACAACGAAGTGAAGTGCTGGCCAAACCTGGGGCATGGACGTTTCGGCAACGGCATCGTGCTGGGTTCACCGGGCCTGGCATACGAAACCTTCGACGCCTCGCGTATTCGTTTGGCGGACCTCGATGGCTCCGGCGCCACCGATCTGATCTATCTGCAAGCGGACCAGGCGCTGATCTTCATGAACCGCGGTGGCAATGGCTTCAGCCCTCCCGTGGCGCTGCCCTGGCCCCAAGGCCTGCACTACGACCGCCTGTGCCAGGTGAGCATCGCCGACCTGCAAGGCCTCGGCTGCTCCAGCCTGGTCCTGAGCCTGCCCCACAGGGGAAACCAACATTGGCGCTGCGACTTCGTCAGCGCGAAACCGTATTTACTCACCGGCACAAACAACAATATGGGTACCGCCAACAGTATCCGCTACCGCAGTTCCGCGCAGGAATGGCTGGACGAAAAAGCCGAAAGAGTGGCCGCCGACAGGCCCCTGGCTTGTCATCTGCCATTGGTCGTGCACGTGGTGTCGAATCAAACCCAGCTGGACGAGATAACGGGCAATCAACTGCTCCAGTCCTTCACCTATCGCCAAGGTTATTACGACGGCATCGAACGGGAATTTCGCGGCTTTGGCCTGCTGCTGCAAACCGACGAGCAGACCAACCCCGACGATGCCGAATCACCAGGCTTCACGACGCCGTGCCTGACCAAGAACTGGTTTCACACCGGCCAGGCGGTGGACCTGCCCCATATCGGTTACAGCCACGCGGATCCCATCGCCGTGGCGCCGGGCAAGACCTTGCTGAGCCAATACTTGCCTGAGACCGGGAGCGACACCCCCATTGTCTCGCCCACCACGGCGACCACTCTGGAAATGTCTCGCGCCCTCAGTGGCTACCTACTGCGAAGCGAGGTATTTGGAGTCGATACACGCCGGGGCAACAGAACGTTGTATTCGGTCCAGGAAAATCGCTATCGCCTACGCCTGCTCCAGGCACCCGAGGGCAACCGGCGCCATGCCCGGATGTTGCCGCTGCTGCTGGAGTCCATCCACTATCAGTACGAAGGCCTGACCGACGATCCGCAATGCCAGCACACCTTGAATCTGCAATACGACGCCTACGGCTCGCTGACTCACAGCGTAAACGTCCATTACGCCCGACGAAAAAACCTCGACGATACTCCGCCGTTCAGTGACGCCGATCAGCAACGCTGGTGGCGCGATGCTCATGATCCAGCGCAACAGTTCCATTACCTGACCGAAACCTGCGCTGAGTACATCCATTTGCCAGCGCCTCAAGGCTGGCGACTGGGCCTGCCCTATCGCCAGCGGACCCACGCGCTGAAAAAACCCAAGGCACCCGAGACCGGCGGGTTGAGCACACGGGACATGACCTATGAAAGGTTCATCGAACTCACCGGGGAAACCGCCTGGATAACCCAAAGCGTCCTGACAGGCCTGTCGGTGCAACGCTACAAGGACGCCTCCAGCACGCAAACCCTGCCAGACGGCGTCGCGAATTTCGAAGCCCTGGGCGACCACATGGAAACCGCTGAGCTGGACGAAACCGCCTTGAAAGCTTTCCATCTGTTGCCGCAAACCTCCCGCCCGAAGGGCAAGCTGCTGGAACGAATCGGCTACCACCGCATGGACGCCTTTCTGCCGGCGACGCCACTGCTCGACAAACTCTGGTCAGTCAAAAGAGATTTTGCGACCTACGCGCCACTGGAAGGCTTCTACAAAATCCAGACCCAACAGGCGAGTGAACACCATGGCGTGACCGCCTTCAGCTACGACAATTACCACTGCTTTATCACCGCATTCAAACTGCCCGATGGCTGTGTCACCCAAGCGCTCTACGATTACCGCTCGCTGCTGCCACGACGCATTACCGATCCCAACGGCAACGTCCAGGAAGGCCTGGTTGATGCCTTCGGCCAAGTATTGGCCACGACGCTCTACGGTAACGAGAACAACATACCCGTGGGTTTCAAACCCATCGCGCAGTTCAAGCGGCCGCGCTTCAACCGTCCGACAGAAGCGATCGAACAGTGCCAGGACGCCTTGCAGGAGGCCGCCACAGCGCTCTATTACACGCCCTTCAGCTGGATGGGTTGCGTGTCGAACGCCGCGCTGGCGGACGGCGACTGGCTGGCGCGATGCGTGCTCAACCGAGACCTGCTCCCCAGCGGACATATCCGTGCGTCGGCTCGAACGCGCCTGGCGGATCTTCAAACACTCTGCGCCGACGACCTGAAACTGAAGAACGAAATGGATGCCGCAACGCGTGAGCCGGTGCACATCGCCGCACTGGTGGCCGACCGCTACCCCGATGACGACCAGCAGCAAATCCGCATCGCCATCACCTGCTTCGACGGTTTCGGTCGAACCCTGCAAAGCAAACAACGGGTCGAACCGGGCATGGCCTACGTCGTCACATCCCAGGGAGCACTGACACTCAAGAATGGAAAACCCATGGAGCAAACAACGGCAACACGCTGGCGTGTCAGCGAACGAGTGGAATACAACAACAAGGGTTTGCCGATCCGCCTCTACCGCCCTTACTTCGCCGATCAGCATCGTTACATCAACGATGCGTCCTTGCGGCAGTTCGGTCATTGTGACCAACAGTTCTACGATGCATTGGGTCGCCCCACCCGCACGCGCCTGGCCGCACAGGCTGGCCTTTCCTATATGCGGCGGCACACCCGCCATGCCTGGTACACCCTGGACGAGGACGAGAACGACACCCTGGAAGAGGTCATGGCCGAACAAGCACCGGCTATCGGAGGTGAGGCATGA
- a CDS encoding N-acyl-D-amino-acid deacylase family protein has translation MQYDTLIRNALVIDGSDRPGYNADVAIRGGRIERIGDLGDTRAIEDVDAAGRVLAPGFIDVHTHDDTVVIRQSQMLPKLSQGVTTVIVGNCGISAAPVSLRGDPPDPMNLLGTAQAFAYPRFADYRAAVEAATPAVNVAALVGHTALRSNHMEDLLRSASAGEIAAMRGQLRESLEAGALGLSTGLAYANAFSASTDEVMQLSEELQAFGAIYTTHLRSEFEPVLEAMDEAFQIGRRAKSPVIISHLKCAGTGNWGRSPQVLAALENAAKTHPVGCDCYPYAASSSTLDLKQVTDAHRITITWSTPHPGMGGRDLADIAHEWDVSLLDAARRLQPAGAVYYGMDEGDVRRILAHPLSMVGSDGLPDDPFPHPRLWGAFPRVLGHFSREVGLFPLHTAVHKMTGLSAARFGLKGRGEIREGHWADLVLFNPQTIRDVADFNAPQRPAEGIDGVWVNGVLSYDEGRANGRRAGRFLAREGDLRQGFSPLDRA, from the coding sequence ATGCAATACGACACCCTTATCCGCAATGCGCTGGTCATTGATGGCAGCGACCGCCCCGGCTACAACGCCGATGTGGCGATTCGCGGCGGGCGCATCGAGCGTATTGGCGACTTGGGCGATACCCGGGCGATTGAAGACGTCGACGCCGCTGGCCGCGTGCTGGCGCCGGGCTTTATCGATGTGCACACCCACGACGACACCGTGGTGATTCGCCAATCGCAGATGCTGCCCAAGCTCAGCCAGGGCGTGACCACGGTGATCGTCGGCAATTGCGGCATCAGCGCTGCGCCGGTCAGTCTGCGCGGCGATCCGCCGGACCCGATGAACCTGCTCGGCACCGCGCAAGCGTTCGCCTACCCACGCTTCGCTGATTATCGGGCCGCGGTGGAGGCCGCTACGCCCGCCGTCAACGTCGCCGCATTGGTGGGCCACACAGCCCTGCGCAGCAACCACATGGAGGATTTGTTGCGCAGCGCCAGCGCGGGAGAAATCGCGGCCATGCGTGGGCAACTGCGCGAAAGCCTGGAGGCCGGTGCGCTCGGCCTGTCCACCGGCCTGGCCTATGCCAATGCATTTTCGGCGTCCACCGACGAAGTCATGCAACTGAGCGAAGAGTTGCAGGCCTTCGGCGCGATCTACACCACCCACCTGCGCAGCGAATTCGAACCGGTGCTCGAGGCCATGGATGAGGCGTTCCAGATTGGCCGTCGCGCCAAGAGCCCGGTGATTATTTCCCACCTCAAATGCGCGGGCACCGGTAACTGGGGACGCAGTCCGCAGGTGCTGGCGGCGCTGGAAAATGCGGCCAAAACCCATCCGGTCGGCTGCGACTGCTATCCCTACGCGGCGAGTTCCTCGACCCTGGATCTCAAGCAAGTGACCGATGCCCATCGCATCACCATCACCTGGTCGACACCCCACCCGGGCATGGGCGGTCGCGACCTCGCCGACATCGCCCACGAATGGGACGTCTCGCTGCTGGACGCCGCACGTCGTCTGCAACCGGCTGGGGCGGTGTACTACGGCATGGACGAAGGCGACGTAAGACGAATCCTCGCCCATCCGCTGTCCATGGTGGGTTCCGACGGTTTGCCCGACGATCCGTTTCCCCATCCGCGTTTGTGGGGCGCTTTCCCACGGGTGCTGGGACATTTCAGTCGTGAGGTTGGGCTTTTTCCGCTGCACACCGCCGTGCACAAGATGACCGGCCTGTCGGCGGCGCGCTTCGGCTTGAAGGGCCGAGGTGAAATTCGCGAAGGCCACTGGGCGGACCTGGTGTTGTTCAACCCGCAAACCATTCGCGACGTGGCTGATTTCAACGCGCCGCAACGGCCCGCCGAAGGCATCGACGGGGTGTGGGTCAACGGTGTCCTGAGTTATGACGAGGGGCGGGCGAATGGGCGCAGAGCAGGTCGGTTTCTGGCGCGCGAAGGCGATCTGCGCCAGGGATTCAGCCCATTGGATCGCGCCTGA
- a CDS encoding glyoxalase superfamily protein, with amino-acid sequence MSFGKTTPILRIFDEAKALVFYVDFLGFTVDWQHRFGDDFPLYLQVSRGDCVLHLSEHHGDCTPGSALRIETDELEAFQAHLLTKQYPFARPHIQAMPWGSQDMAVVDPFGNRLVFTNAISV; translated from the coding sequence ATGAGCTTCGGTAAAACCACTCCGATCCTGCGGATCTTCGATGAAGCCAAGGCGTTGGTATTCTATGTCGACTTCCTGGGGTTTACCGTCGACTGGCAACATCGTTTCGGCGACGACTTCCCGCTGTACCTGCAAGTCTCCCGTGGCGACTGCGTACTGCACCTGTCCGAGCACCATGGCGATTGCACGCCGGGCTCGGCGCTGCGGATCGAGACCGATGAACTGGAAGCGTTCCAGGCGCACCTGTTGACCAAGCAATACCCGTTCGCCCGCCCGCATATCCAGGCCATGCCCTGGGGCAGCCAGGACATGGCGGTGGTCGATCCGTTCGGCAATCGCCTGGTGTTCACCAATGCAATCAGTGTTTGA
- a CDS encoding RHS repeat-associated core domain-containing protein, whose product MNPGLHRRTPTLKAVDSRGLPVRQVAYCRRNAEEQSQARIIRQHHDTAGRQVAQWDPRLFDTATEANLTTVYSLSGKPLLVNSVDAGWRLNLPGAAGQIVRSWDQRGNHWRTTYDQQLRPTAIHEQLPDQDPRRVECLRYGDSSPESAARNLCGALIRHDDSAGSLLVHEYALCGKPLGQTRHFLVDAAQPDWPAEEIARDKLLEKGNGYETRWRYDALAHPILLTDAARHQQRYGFDIAGQLKVMSLKVKDATTEKIILKDLVYNASGQVESQVAGNGVISRAAFDPASGRLISLSASVSGNTLQDLRYTHDAVGNVTHIEDRAQPVQFGSNQRVDATCTFTYDSLYQLSSATGRETAGLTSNPELPAFSRTPFDARQLFPFTEHYQYDAGGNLIELRHVRDRNNYTRKLEIAASSNRLLSWNKAEHFDANGNPQVLHPGRALEWNARNQLASVTLVQRADGRHDLERYGYDSTGQRVRKVQVTYASAVTHTREVRYLPGLEIHTRQHERLEVITLQAGRCSVRYLHWTEGRPAGIATNQTRYSLDDHLGSSSLELDDEGWLISQESYLPYGGTAWAASRSAVEADYRTIRYSGKERDACGLYYYGQRYYAPWLQRWISPDPAGAVDGLNLYCMVGNNPMRFTDPSGLMRDEDFKEFETWGRARSQEIMDSAKGDYSYRLMPDYFDKTSDQFLNDGLLRQEFLAHSYGYIKMEEVGLSDFFNLPKPQGSMRGYKGVDRNYDGRARTDTPSEHYLNFGTYRIGNTAEYLADLSSRYAAAKNDMFHNVAIDEDVLKDAPTLSRLTDQVHELQQPTRGWIETHIENMGGIMPIRAGGPGTHAEVRLANSVVALYPDRAERMLSDTTILTDTLFRGDAPEPFPACINCSGILPVQISVPTGRSPVDYAGYNARVQQINEASRPRPRGSRARR is encoded by the coding sequence ATGAATCCAGGCCTCCACCGCAGGACACCGACGCTCAAGGCTGTCGACAGTCGAGGCCTGCCCGTGCGCCAGGTCGCTTACTGCCGGCGCAACGCAGAAGAACAATCCCAAGCGCGCATCATCCGCCAACACCACGACACGGCTGGACGCCAGGTTGCGCAGTGGGACCCAAGGCTGTTCGACACAGCAACCGAAGCCAACCTGACGACCGTCTACAGCCTTTCCGGCAAACCGTTGTTGGTGAACAGTGTCGACGCCGGCTGGCGCCTGAATCTCCCTGGCGCTGCCGGACAGATCGTGCGCAGCTGGGATCAGCGAGGAAACCATTGGCGCACCACTTACGACCAGCAGCTAAGGCCGACCGCCATCCACGAGCAATTGCCAGATCAGGATCCGCGCCGAGTCGAATGCCTGCGCTACGGCGACAGCTCGCCGGAATCCGCCGCACGCAATCTTTGCGGCGCCCTGATCCGCCACGATGACAGCGCGGGCAGCCTGCTCGTCCATGAATACGCCCTCTGCGGCAAACCGCTTGGCCAGACGCGACACTTCCTCGTCGATGCGGCACAACCCGACTGGCCGGCCGAGGAGATCGCCCGCGATAAACTGCTGGAAAAGGGCAACGGCTACGAAACCCGGTGGCGCTACGACGCATTGGCGCACCCCATCCTGCTGACGGATGCGGCCCGGCACCAACAGCGCTACGGGTTTGATATCGCCGGGCAACTCAAAGTTATGAGCCTGAAAGTAAAAGACGCTACGACTGAAAAAATCATCCTGAAGGATCTCGTCTACAACGCGTCTGGCCAGGTCGAATCCCAGGTTGCCGGCAACGGCGTCATCAGTCGCGCCGCATTCGATCCGGCCAGCGGCCGACTGATCTCACTCAGCGCGTCGGTGTCTGGCAACACCTTGCAGGATCTGCGCTACACCCACGACGCGGTGGGTAACGTGACACACATCGAGGACCGGGCCCAACCGGTGCAGTTCGGCAGTAACCAGCGGGTCGACGCCACCTGCACGTTCACCTACGACAGCCTTTACCAGTTGAGCAGCGCGACGGGCCGTGAAACGGCGGGGCTGACCAGCAATCCCGAACTTCCCGCCTTCAGCAGGACGCCATTCGACGCCCGCCAACTGTTCCCGTTTACCGAGCACTACCAGTACGACGCTGGTGGCAACCTGATCGAACTGCGCCATGTCCGCGACCGCAACAACTACACCCGGAAGCTGGAGATCGCCGCCTCCAGCAATCGCCTGCTGTCCTGGAACAAGGCTGAGCACTTCGATGCCAACGGCAACCCGCAGGTGCTCCATCCGGGCCGGGCACTGGAGTGGAATGCCCGCAATCAACTCGCCAGCGTGACGCTGGTGCAGCGCGCAGACGGCCGCCACGACCTTGAGCGCTATGGCTACGACAGCACGGGGCAACGGGTGCGCAAGGTCCAGGTCACCTATGCTTCGGCTGTGACCCATACCCGGGAAGTCCGTTACCTGCCGGGCCTCGAAATCCACACCCGTCAGCACGAACGCCTGGAAGTCATCACCTTGCAGGCCGGCCGTTGCAGCGTGCGGTACCTGCACTGGACCGAGGGCCGTCCGGCGGGCATCGCCACCAACCAGACGCGCTACAGCCTGGACGACCACCTGGGTTCCAGTTCGCTGGAGCTCGACGATGAAGGCTGGCTGATCAGCCAGGAAAGCTATCTCCCCTACGGCGGAACCGCTTGGGCGGCGTCCCGCTCGGCCGTGGAAGCCGACTACCGAACCATACGTTATTCCGGCAAAGAGCGTGATGCCTGCGGCCTGTATTACTACGGGCAACGGTACTACGCACCGTGGCTGCAACGCTGGATCAGTCCCGATCCAGCGGGGGCAGTTGACGGGCTGAACCTGTATTGCATGGTGGGGAACAACCCGATGAGATTTACCGACCCTTCGGGCCTGATGAGGGACGAGGACTTCAAGGAATTCGAAACCTGGGGCCGGGCCCGGTCGCAGGAAATCATGGATTCGGCAAAAGGTGACTATTCTTATCGTTTAATGCCGGATTACTTCGATAAAACGTCCGATCAGTTTCTCAATGACGGACTCCTGCGCCAGGAGTTTCTTGCTCACTCTTATGGCTACATCAAGATGGAAGAAGTCGGGCTCAGCGACTTCTTCAACCTGCCAAAGCCGCAAGGCAGCATGAGGGGATACAAAGGCGTGGACCGCAACTATGACGGCCGGGCCAGGACCGACACCCCCTCAGAACACTACTTGAACTTTGGCACCTATCGGATCGGCAATACCGCTGAATACCTGGCCGATTTATCCAGCCGATACGCCGCCGCCAAAAACGACATGTTCCACAATGTGGCCATAGATGAGGACGTCCTGAAGGACGCACCGACGCTAAGCCGGCTGACCGATCAGGTCCATGAACTGCAGCAACCGACTCGGGGCTGGATCGAAACCCATATTGAAAACATGGGTGGGATCATGCCGATACGTGCCGGAGGCCCCGGGACCCATGCAGAAGTGCGGCTGGCGAATTCCGTGGTAGCGCTCTACCCGGACAGGGCGGAAAGAATGCTTTCCGACACCACCATACTCACCGACACGCTATTCAGGGGCGACGCCCCAGAGCCATTCCCCGCTTGCATCAATTGCAGCGGGATTCTTCCTGTGCAGATCAGCGTCCCCACTGGACGCAGCCCCGTCGACTACGCGGGATACAACGCTCGCGTCCAGCAAATAAACGAGGCATCACGTCCTCGCCCACGAGGCAGCCGGGCGAGAAGATAA